A region of Reichenbachiella carrageenanivorans DNA encodes the following proteins:
- a CDS encoding substrate-binding domain-containing protein: protein MKRITIKEIAKKAGVSVGTVDRVLHNRGEVADKTKKLVKQIAKDGNYSTNVFARNLKLNKTYRFAIILPQDNEYWKTQRLGIETAAMEYASLGVELDFYTFDRQNQDSFVAQSERAMESMPDAVVMAPLLEKEASQICGQLDLVGIPYVFVDSNLQSASPLAFIGQDSVQSGYLAAKLLNIGHPKGHQSLVIKFRDFDSLNKTIDERIAGFRKFYKEHHLNTDLIEEVEIGLDEAALREWFKTRQVGDALIFVPNSRSHQVATQAAAVFEPNKYRVIGYDLVQKNLEGLNEGRIEFIIHQNPKTQGTLSIQTLYRHLILNSEINASQYMPLDILTKENVAFADN from the coding sequence ATGAAAAGAATTACCATAAAGGAAATAGCCAAAAAAGCTGGCGTATCAGTAGGGACAGTAGATCGTGTCTTGCACAACAGGGGTGAAGTGGCAGATAAAACTAAAAAGCTGGTGAAGCAAATCGCCAAGGACGGTAATTACTCCACCAATGTATTTGCTCGAAATCTAAAGCTCAATAAAACCTATCGATTTGCTATCATCTTGCCTCAAGATAACGAATACTGGAAGACGCAGAGGCTAGGAATAGAAACAGCTGCTATGGAGTACGCTTCATTAGGAGTGGAATTGGATTTTTATACTTTCGATAGGCAAAATCAAGATTCATTTGTAGCGCAGTCTGAACGAGCTATGGAATCGATGCCAGATGCTGTGGTGATGGCTCCTTTGCTAGAGAAAGAAGCCAGTCAGATCTGCGGACAGTTGGATCTGGTAGGAATACCTTATGTGTTTGTGGATTCTAATTTGCAATCGGCCTCGCCGTTGGCCTTTATTGGACAGGATTCTGTGCAGAGTGGATACTTGGCGGCCAAGCTTTTGAATATAGGTCATCCAAAAGGACATCAGTCTTTGGTGATTAAGTTTAGAGATTTTGATAGCCTAAACAAAACGATTGATGAGCGTATTGCTGGCTTTAGAAAATTTTATAAAGAACACCACCTGAATACTGACCTGATAGAAGAGGTGGAAATAGGTTTGGATGAGGCGGCATTGCGTGAATGGTTTAAAACTAGACAAGTAGGTGATGCGCTCATATTTGTACCCAATTCTAGGTCGCACCAAGTAGCCACGCAAGCGGCGGCTGTGTTTGAGCCTAATAAGTATAGAGTGATTGGGTATGATTTGGTTCAGAAAAATCTAGAAGGTTTGAATGAAGGGCGAATTGAGTTTATCATCCATCAAAATCCCAAAACACAGGGGACACTCAGTATTCAGACTTTATATAGACACCTTATACTCAACTCTGAAATCAATGCTTCGCAATACATGCCCCTAGATATTCTTACAAAAGAGAATGTAGCCTTTGCAGATAATTAA
- a CDS encoding FadR/GntR family transcriptional regulator, whose product MELLKNFSQIVIESPVDQIISQIKQLITSGQLKPGDKLPSERKLCDVLGVGRTHLRDAIKKLEFYGILKTLPQSGTVVAGMGITALEGLISDVLKLEGDDFSSLVETRVILETNSAVLAAERRTGNDIREIERALFAHRAKIEQSDHAVEEDLMFHLKIAEASKNSVLKSLMLIITPDILSYFKQHDVCGDGRSTRAVEQHEKILEYIKSQDTVAVSKVMREHLGDILDYSKTIQVEQLYN is encoded by the coding sequence ATGGAATTACTAAAGAATTTTAGTCAAATAGTTATCGAGTCGCCAGTAGATCAGATTATCAGTCAGATTAAGCAGCTCATTACTTCAGGTCAATTGAAGCCAGGGGATAAACTTCCTTCCGAAAGAAAGTTGTGTGATGTATTAGGTGTAGGAAGAACGCACCTCAGAGATGCCATTAAGAAATTAGAATTTTATGGTATCCTCAAAACATTACCTCAGAGCGGAACGGTAGTGGCAGGTATGGGTATCACTGCACTGGAAGGGTTGATTTCAGATGTATTGAAGTTGGAAGGAGATGATTTTAGCTCGCTGGTAGAGACCAGAGTAATACTAGAGACTAATAGTGCTGTGCTAGCTGCCGAGCGTAGGACGGGTAATGATATTAGAGAGATTGAAAGAGCATTATTCGCTCATAGGGCGAAAATAGAGCAAAGTGATCATGCAGTAGAAGAAGATCTCATGTTTCACCTCAAAATTGCAGAGGCCAGTAAAAACTCAGTTTTGAAATCATTGATGTTGATAATAACACCAGATATTTTGTCGTATTTCAAACAGCATGACGTGTGTGGTGATGGCAGATCCACTAGAGCTGTAGAGCAACATGAGAAGATTTTAGAATATATAAAGAGTCAGGATACGGTAGCGGTGAGCAAAGTGATGAGAGAGCATTTAGGTGATATCCTTGACTATTCGAAAACGATACAAGTAGAACAATTATATAACTAA
- a CDS encoding SusC/RagA family TonB-linked outer membrane protein: MKNTLLLSKNYQKRAFAALLIVLNAMIITPVFAQDTKISGVVNSETNEPLPGVTIIIQGTTNGTVSDIEGNFSIMAPSDAVLDFSFIGYLKQSVSVNGRSTIDISMEPDVEQLEEVVVVGYGTQKKSTVTGAISKVTNENLDQIAVSRVDDALIGQVSGVNIQATNAEAGAAPTITIRGFGSVNADTGPAVVVDGVVVSSDFLGNMNMNDIASFEVLKDAASAAIYGSEGANGVIMITTKSGQPGKTKFSYEGFFGFKEAFGSDDYKKSINDWAAKEMEETGELSEQTQHGLIISKAAGGLDRDWQDVFFDGGIIQSHAFSARGGDDRTSFSASMKYLHDEGVVITDDFKLFTGSIKVDTKLNKKLKFGISATPSYTTARRLPTSIHNPMRQSPWLPIYHTEETLALVNTDDPNATKYFPDLKPGDYAREDHFGPMDVDGDGDLDATARTSGDQNPYAQYVEREHIDVTTALIGATYLSYQLVDGLTAKTRMSISLDQRKRTRWDGSEYHHSNPAEFYIQNRFRTRIISDNILTYNKGFGDHDLGAMAGLTIQKRTNDYNEVVGSGYANDRLKNLAGATSVSEQLENQIVTTKVGYFARVNYSYKERYLFNASYRRDGGSVFGIDSKWGSFPAISAGWNVHNEDFMSSNNILSILKLRASYGLTGTEKFNVGDDLVNAWPYLALLNSTNNAVVNGSVAAGVSPLNVANTLLQWEGSAELSIGVDYGLLGNRITGSVDYYNRVSDNLLLQNPVSYGTGFNAAIVNLGEVRNSGFEVELRTKNIVTSKFAWSTTFIASTNKNELTAFGESNGALLEDTFGRNSQWINEIGNPISSFYGYVVDRSKPIPNEYVTTPSVPINGQGQDVVVVDLNGDGIISDADKTILGDPYADVLWSVTNEFKIGAFDVSFMFQGSYGGQIKNIGDEYFYTWWLGATTSPQQMVDDGFVSHTSFIQPKVQTDQVVQDAGYVSLRNVNIGYRLPKELVAKAGLTGVRVYASGQNLFYITSNEYHGFNPEYIDNDNNPRQYGSQRAGTPIFRTLAFGLSVDF; the protein is encoded by the coding sequence ATGAAAAACACTTTACTATTATCAAAAAACTACCAGAAGCGAGCTTTTGCTGCGCTGCTGATAGTGTTGAATGCGATGATAATAACACCGGTATTCGCTCAGGATACTAAAATATCAGGGGTAGTAAACTCCGAAACGAATGAGCCTCTACCAGGTGTTACAATTATAATCCAAGGAACTACAAACGGTACAGTTTCGGATATAGAAGGAAATTTCTCTATTATGGCTCCTTCTGATGCCGTACTTGACTTTTCTTTTATTGGATATTTAAAACAATCTGTGTCTGTAAATGGCAGATCTACTATAGATATATCTATGGAGCCAGACGTTGAGCAACTCGAAGAAGTAGTTGTAGTAGGATACGGTACACAGAAAAAGTCTACAGTAACAGGAGCGATCTCTAAAGTAACAAACGAAAATTTGGATCAAATTGCGGTATCTAGAGTAGACGATGCCTTGATTGGTCAAGTGTCGGGTGTGAATATTCAGGCGACTAACGCCGAGGCAGGTGCTGCACCTACAATTACGATTAGAGGATTTGGATCGGTTAATGCTGATACGGGGCCAGCTGTGGTAGTAGATGGAGTAGTGGTTAGTTCTGATTTCCTTGGAAACATGAATATGAACGATATCGCTTCTTTTGAAGTATTGAAAGATGCTGCATCGGCAGCTATTTATGGTAGTGAAGGTGCCAATGGTGTAATCATGATCACAACAAAAAGTGGGCAGCCAGGCAAGACTAAGTTTAGCTATGAAGGTTTCTTCGGTTTCAAAGAAGCTTTTGGTAGCGATGACTATAAGAAGAGTATTAATGACTGGGCTGCCAAGGAAATGGAAGAAACTGGAGAGCTTAGCGAACAAACGCAACATGGTCTTATCATTTCTAAAGCTGCAGGTGGTTTAGATCGCGATTGGCAAGATGTATTTTTCGATGGCGGTATTATTCAGAGCCATGCTTTTTCAGCAAGAGGTGGTGATGACAGAACATCTTTTAGTGCATCTATGAAGTATCTTCATGATGAGGGTGTGGTAATTACGGATGACTTCAAATTGTTTACTGGGTCAATAAAAGTGGACACTAAGCTGAATAAAAAATTAAAATTCGGAATAAGTGCGACACCTTCTTATACGACAGCCAGAAGACTCCCTACATCAATACACAACCCAATGAGACAATCTCCATGGTTGCCGATTTATCATACTGAAGAAACGTTAGCGTTAGTAAATACAGATGACCCTAATGCTACTAAGTATTTTCCAGATCTAAAGCCAGGTGACTATGCTAGAGAAGATCATTTTGGGCCTATGGACGTAGATGGTGATGGTGATTTGGATGCTACAGCTCGTACTTCTGGTGATCAAAATCCATATGCACAATATGTAGAAAGAGAGCACATTGATGTTACTACTGCTTTGATCGGGGCTACTTATTTGAGCTACCAATTGGTAGACGGACTTACTGCAAAAACTCGTATGAGCATTAGCTTGGATCAACGTAAAAGAACCCGTTGGGATGGTAGCGAGTATCACCACAGTAACCCTGCTGAGTTTTATATTCAAAACAGATTCAGGACAAGAATTATCTCTGATAATATATTGACATACAATAAAGGTTTTGGCGATCATGACCTTGGTGCCATGGCTGGTTTGACGATTCAAAAAAGAACCAATGACTATAATGAGGTAGTAGGATCTGGCTATGCCAATGATCGATTGAAAAATTTGGCTGGTGCTACTTCAGTGTCAGAGCAATTAGAAAACCAAATAGTAACTACAAAAGTGGGATACTTTGCGAGAGTGAATTATTCGTACAAAGAGAGATACTTATTTAACGCCTCATATAGACGTGATGGAGGTTCTGTCTTTGGAATAGATTCTAAATGGGGTAGTTTCCCAGCGATTTCTGCTGGATGGAATGTACACAATGAGGACTTCATGTCGAGCAATAATATCCTGAGTATATTGAAATTGAGAGCTAGTTATGGTTTAACAGGTACTGAAAAATTCAACGTGGGAGATGATCTTGTAAATGCTTGGCCGTATTTGGCTTTGTTGAACAGTACGAATAACGCCGTTGTCAACGGTAGCGTAGCAGCAGGAGTTAGTCCGCTTAATGTAGCAAATACACTCTTGCAATGGGAAGGGTCAGCTGAACTTTCTATTGGGGTTGATTATGGACTATTAGGTAATAGAATTACAGGATCTGTAGATTACTACAATAGAGTAAGTGATAATTTGCTCTTACAAAACCCTGTATCCTATGGTACTGGTTTTAATGCTGCTATCGTGAACTTGGGTGAAGTGAGAAACAGCGGATTTGAGGTTGAACTAAGAACGAAAAACATAGTTACTAGCAAATTTGCTTGGAGTACCACATTCATTGCATCTACAAACAAAAATGAGTTGACAGCTTTTGGTGAGTCAAACGGAGCCTTGTTAGAAGATACATTCGGTAGAAATTCACAATGGATCAACGAGATCGGCAATCCTATTTCATCATTCTATGGATATGTAGTAGATAGATCTAAGCCTATTCCTAACGAGTATGTAACTACTCCTTCCGTTCCGATCAACGGACAAGGTCAAGATGTAGTCGTTGTGGATTTGAACGGCGATGGTATCATCTCTGATGCTGATAAGACAATTCTTGGAGATCCATACGCAGATGTACTTTGGAGTGTAACTAATGAGTTTAAAATAGGTGCATTTGACGTGTCTTTCATGTTCCAAGGAAGCTATGGTGGACAAATCAAAAACATTGGAGATGAATATTTCTACACTTGGTGGTTGGGTGCTACTACTAGTCCTCAGCAAATGGTGGATGACGGATTTGTATCACACACTTCTTTCATTCAGCCAAAGGTTCAAACAGACCAGGTAGTGCAGGATGCAGGTTATGTCTCTTTGCGTAATGTGAACATTGGGTATAGACTGCCAAAGGAATTGGTAGCTAAAGCTGGCCTTACAGGCGTAAGAGTATATGCGTCTGGTCAGAATTTATTCTATATCACATCAAACGAATACCATGGCTTCAACCCTGAGTATATCGATAATGATAACAACCCAAGACAATATGGGTCGCAAAGAGCTGGTACGCCAATCTTTAGAACATTGGCTTTTGGTCTAAGTGTTGATTTTTAA
- a CDS encoding RagB/SusD family nutrient uptake outer membrane protein, protein MKLKKYILLAITGSIFYSCDVDEFLNPLPETAVVVDTYFQSDADVLTGIIGIYDAIQGVNENTDGDDVTVNRGIQYEYLLTEHRSDNTRSATLEGSRADFHRYLTNADNEQSEDYWASMYDVIFRANNILNFMDVADAGNVAKYSAEAKFLRAYAYFNLVRLYGDVPLITEVLIQDDKEALFTRVDVSTVYAQIVADLTEAVAALDNTNKARASKAAAQGLLAKVYMSQPSPDYAQAKTLCEAVISDGSYSLEPNFNDVFYSELNNEIIFAIQYLPTNPFESQGFSAEFTSAVRKGLQDGLNMPNENLILDLNAFGGSRTATSITNVQGSIEVAKFLPDGNDWIADYGPNPRNAGNDWIILRYSDILLMHVEAIMASSSSTSNSAALASFQLVRNRAGLTTSVTSISKNELLRERRVEFAFENQRFFDLLRFGVADQVLSDHAADMGYTDYSARALLLPIPAREINLSSGLLTQNP, encoded by the coding sequence ATGAAACTTAAAAAATATATATTATTAGCAATAACAGGTAGCATTTTTTACTCCTGTGATGTTGATGAGTTCCTGAATCCATTACCAGAAACTGCAGTAGTTGTTGATACTTATTTTCAATCAGATGCAGATGTGTTGACTGGGATTATTGGAATTTATGATGCCATTCAAGGCGTAAACGAAAATACAGACGGTGATGATGTGACTGTAAACAGAGGCATTCAGTATGAATACCTACTGACAGAGCATCGTTCAGATAATACCCGAAGTGCAACACTTGAGGGGTCTCGTGCAGATTTTCATAGGTATTTGACTAACGCAGACAACGAGCAGTCAGAAGACTATTGGGCCTCTATGTATGATGTGATTTTCAGAGCAAATAACATCCTTAATTTTATGGATGTAGCTGATGCTGGCAATGTAGCTAAATACTCAGCCGAAGCTAAATTTTTGAGAGCTTATGCTTATTTCAACTTGGTGAGATTGTATGGTGATGTGCCGTTGATCACTGAGGTGCTGATTCAAGATGACAAAGAAGCACTTTTTACTAGAGTAGATGTGTCTACTGTTTACGCACAGATTGTAGCAGACTTGACAGAGGCGGTTGCGGCTTTGGACAATACAAACAAAGCGAGAGCATCTAAAGCTGCTGCTCAAGGCTTGTTGGCCAAGGTCTACATGTCTCAACCTTCACCTGACTATGCGCAAGCCAAAACATTGTGTGAGGCTGTAATTAGCGATGGTAGCTATTCTTTAGAGCCTAACTTCAATGATGTGTTTTATTCGGAATTGAATAATGAAATCATTTTCGCTATTCAATACCTTCCGACGAACCCGTTTGAAAGTCAAGGGTTTTCTGCAGAGTTTACTTCTGCGGTACGTAAAGGCTTGCAAGACGGTCTGAATATGCCAAATGAGAATTTGATTCTTGATCTAAATGCATTTGGAGGAAGCAGAACTGCTACTAGTATCACTAATGTGCAAGGTTCGATAGAGGTAGCCAAATTTTTGCCAGATGGTAATGATTGGATTGCAGATTACGGTCCAAACCCTCGTAATGCGGGTAATGATTGGATTATACTTCGGTATTCAGATATCCTTTTGATGCATGTAGAAGCGATCATGGCTAGTTCATCATCAACAAGCAACTCAGCTGCCTTAGCTTCTTTTCAGTTGGTAAGAAATCGTGCAGGCTTGACTACTTCAGTAACGTCAATATCTAAAAACGAACTACTACGAGAAAGAAGGGTTGAATTTGCTTTTGAAAATCAGAGGTTTTTTGACTTACTGCGATTTGGTGTAGCAGATCAAGTATTGAGTGATCATGCTGCTGATATGGGATATACTGATTACAGTGCTAGAGCTTTGTTGCTCCCCATTCCTGCAAGAGAAATTAATTTAAGTAGTGGTCTTTTGACTCAAAACCCATAA
- a CDS encoding PKD domain-containing protein, with protein sequence MKNSLSNTLHKAAKYLLGLVAIGLINACVEDVLPGAGSKPDEVPPGANFSYASDAEDFKKIIFTNLSQEAISFEWDFGVPGAEVPDSVLTAKDPEFTYPDEDTYSVKLIATDGLGISDTITLEVVVVKGPYLPVILEAGFEDGQLDGGTGDGRDAWRSKTWTADGNSWADENAVFGISASPVTYGSQAAKLEPQPSNPRQGYQEITVDADQNYDLYFWYTMKDGADDPWATVSIVGVTDHGPITSKVEAQAGIIASVTVKDDSEPEVYVQQKLSFYSGTNTTVAIYFWNDGNVETRLDEFSIEIGSAGAVPPSVSFTAEQSAVNYLEYTFVNSSIDAESYQWDLGDGNTSTDASPTHTYAEAGMYTVSLIGTNESGLTADFSTTIDIQDPVTAEFSYAEGADVFTIDFSDESVNAVSVMWDFGDGYSFSTTEKNADITHIYTGGPGFYIVKLTSTSSTGLESEKLETLAIGVPKVLGGDFEDTDTGDDRDYWKPASFSGSETSTTPYGGSSDGAFQTYDGTDTESKTRGAKIDASRCAVDASGNVSTGNTRYAYQEISGLSAGVEYYLEYSYNNSGGTIVAGEILDGHFDDGSNALAASLNGSSLVEIQGTAATGEDIGNSWRTIRGKFTAPASGNVSIWMWAFGGQSYYDNIKILPASIVDTP encoded by the coding sequence ATGAAAAATTCATTAAGTAATACTTTACATAAAGCAGCCAAGTACTTATTAGGCTTGGTAGCTATAGGATTGATCAACGCATGTGTTGAGGATGTTCTGCCTGGCGCAGGTTCTAAACCAGACGAGGTTCCTCCAGGAGCTAACTTTTCATATGCCTCTGATGCGGAAGATTTTAAAAAAATCATTTTTACAAACCTTTCACAAGAAGCAATATCTTTTGAGTGGGATTTTGGAGTACCTGGTGCTGAAGTACCTGATAGTGTTTTGACTGCTAAGGATCCAGAATTTACATATCCCGATGAAGATACTTATTCTGTAAAACTGATTGCGACTGACGGACTGGGTATAAGTGATACGATTACTTTAGAGGTAGTTGTAGTAAAGGGACCCTATTTGCCCGTCATATTAGAGGCTGGCTTTGAAGATGGTCAGCTCGATGGCGGTACTGGTGATGGTAGAGATGCCTGGAGATCTAAGACGTGGACTGCAGATGGAAACTCTTGGGCTGATGAAAATGCTGTTTTTGGTATTTCAGCGAGCCCTGTAACCTACGGAAGCCAGGCAGCCAAATTGGAGCCTCAGCCATCAAACCCTCGTCAGGGTTATCAGGAAATCACAGTAGATGCTGATCAAAACTATGATCTTTATTTCTGGTATACCATGAAAGATGGGGCAGACGACCCGTGGGCGACAGTTTCGATTGTAGGTGTGACAGACCATGGACCTATTACTAGTAAAGTAGAGGCACAAGCAGGTATTATCGCTTCAGTAACAGTGAAGGATGATTCTGAGCCAGAGGTTTATGTTCAACAGAAGCTTTCTTTTTATTCAGGAACTAATACGACTGTTGCTATTTATTTCTGGAATGATGGAAATGTAGAAACTAGATTGGATGAATTTTCTATTGAAATAGGATCTGCAGGTGCAGTGCCACCGTCAGTGTCTTTCACTGCTGAGCAGAGCGCAGTAAATTATTTGGAATATACTTTCGTAAATTCTTCAATAGATGCAGAGTCTTATCAGTGGGATTTAGGTGATGGAAACACTTCTACTGATGCATCTCCAACTCACACTTATGCAGAGGCCGGTATGTATACGGTTAGCTTAATTGGAACGAATGAAAGTGGACTTACCGCCGATTTTAGTACAACAATTGACATTCAAGATCCCGTAACGGCTGAGTTTTCTTATGCTGAAGGTGCTGATGTATTTACTATTGATTTCTCAGACGAGTCAGTGAACGCTGTAAGTGTTATGTGGGATTTTGGTGATGGTTACTCCTTTTCTACTACAGAAAAAAATGCGGACATTACTCATATATACACTGGAGGACCTGGGTTTTACATTGTTAAACTTACTTCTACGAGTAGTACTGGATTAGAAAGTGAAAAGTTAGAAACACTAGCTATTGGAGTTCCCAAAGTATTAGGAGGAGATTTTGAAGATACCGATACTGGAGATGATAGAGACTATTGGAAACCAGCTAGTTTCTCAGGGAGTGAAACGTCTACTACGCCATATGGTGGAAGTAGTGATGGAGCCTTCCAAACGTACGATGGTACAGATACTGAATCTAAAACAAGAGGAGCCAAGATTGATGCATCGAGATGTGCAGTTGATGCTTCTGGAAATGTAAGTACTGGTAATACCAGGTATGCATATCAGGAGATTTCAGGTCTTAGCGCTGGCGTAGAGTACTACCTCGAGTATTCATACAACAATTCTGGTGGTACTATAGTAGCAGGTGAGATCTTGGATGGTCACTTCGACGATGGTTCTAATGCCTTAGCTGCGTCACTTAATGGATCATCTTTAGTAGAAATTCAGGGAACAGCGGCTACTGGTGAAGATATTGGTAATAGTTGGAGAACGATTAGAGGGAAATTCACTGCTCCTGCAAGTGGCAATGTGTCTATTTGGATGTGGGCATTTGGTGGTCAGTCGTATTACGACAACATCAAGATACTTCCAGCTTCAATAGTAGATACTCCTTAA
- a CDS encoding chondroitinase-B domain-containing protein yields MIYRSKWIGLNAVIMSLLMLVLFTTGCDTPSQSRATVANAEELKVKLALTNPGDTILLANGEWKDAELVIKAKGTAEAPIVVMAESLGGVTLTGQSNLKLAGEYVVISGLYFTNGYTPTAEVISFRIKKDDLANNCRITQTVIENYSNPERHDNDYWVGMYGKNNQFDHNALVGKGNRGVTMAVRLNTEESLDNNHLIDHNYFGPRENLGANGGETLRIGTSHYSLSYSNTQVINNYFDRCDGEHEIISNKSCGNLFKGNVFDECVGTLTFRHGNENIAESNAFFGNGKPHTGGIRVINEKQKVINNYGYGLTGHRFRGALVVMNGVPNSPINRYHPVKDSQINSNTFVNCDYVQLCAGSDAERSAVPQSTSISNNIFWNESKNDVFTAYDDISGISFDGNILSPNIKSLGAGFKAVDAKLVKDASGLYSLSDASVTAGITKEFAVVSKAAAGPSWYTKPVNGPTFGYGKQIEVAADQDLFKAIGEAKAGDVVLLADGEYLLEKKVAVNYPITIQSAGNAVIKFEKSNLFVIENGGSLKLKGITIDGVESPDYAGNAVVATSKYSMNRNYKLFIEDCTFRDLDVNHSFNILKVYKNTFADSIMITNSIFEDVSGTILELNQENDDIGIYNAEFVIMNNNSFKNIGKEVVNLHRGGSDESTFGPLLYIDHCTFDKVGFSVKNKGGKAFSLHGVQKTAITNSVFTDIKPFNIFHTVGEPITMISDCSIDRSKLEISDNTAELSKLNLSASAKGTDDEKIGYKQ; encoded by the coding sequence ATGATTTATAGAAGTAAATGGATAGGTCTCAATGCAGTAATTATGAGTTTGCTCATGCTAGTCCTATTCACCACAGGGTGTGACACCCCAAGCCAATCACGAGCAACAGTAGCTAATGCAGAAGAATTGAAAGTGAAATTAGCATTAACCAACCCTGGTGATACTATTCTACTCGCCAATGGCGAATGGAAAGATGCTGAATTGGTGATCAAAGCTAAAGGTACAGCTGAGGCACCTATAGTAGTGATGGCAGAGTCTCTAGGAGGGGTGACTCTTACTGGTCAGTCTAATCTCAAATTAGCTGGTGAATATGTAGTAATCAGTGGTTTGTATTTTACTAATGGATATACGCCAACTGCTGAAGTGATTTCTTTCAGAATAAAAAAAGACGACCTAGCCAACAACTGTAGAATAACCCAAACAGTAATAGAAAATTATTCCAATCCAGAGCGTCATGACAACGACTACTGGGTAGGCATGTATGGTAAAAACAACCAATTCGATCACAACGCACTCGTAGGCAAAGGCAACAGAGGCGTGACTATGGCTGTGAGACTCAATACAGAAGAGAGTCTGGACAACAACCATCTGATCGATCACAACTATTTTGGCCCAAGAGAAAATCTAGGAGCCAACGGTGGAGAGACCTTGCGTATAGGTACCAGCCACTATTCCCTTTCTTACTCCAATACACAGGTGATCAACAACTACTTCGATCGATGTGATGGAGAGCACGAAATCATCTCAAACAAATCGTGCGGCAACTTGTTTAAAGGCAATGTATTCGACGAATGTGTAGGTACTTTGACTTTCAGACATGGCAATGAAAATATTGCAGAAAGCAATGCTTTCTTCGGCAATGGCAAACCTCATACAGGGGGGATTAGAGTCATCAACGAGAAGCAAAAAGTGATCAATAACTACGGCTATGGTCTTACAGGGCATAGGTTTCGAGGTGCATTGGTAGTGATGAATGGTGTACCCAACTCACCAATCAACAGGTATCACCCAGTGAAAGATTCTCAGATCAACAGCAATACTTTTGTCAATTGCGACTATGTGCAGCTGTGTGCAGGTAGCGATGCGGAGCGAAGTGCCGTGCCACAGAGCACCAGCATTTCAAATAATATTTTTTGGAATGAGTCAAAAAACGATGTGTTTACAGCGTACGATGACATATCAGGTATCTCATTTGATGGCAATATCCTAAGTCCTAATATCAAGTCGCTAGGAGCAGGGTTCAAGGCCGTAGATGCTAAGCTTGTCAAAGATGCTTCTGGCCTTTATTCGTTGTCAGATGCGTCAGTTACCGCTGGTATCACCAAAGAATTTGCAGTAGTGTCTAAGGCAGCTGCTGGTCCATCATGGTACACCAAACCCGTAAACGGGCCCACTTTTGGCTACGGCAAGCAAATAGAAGTGGCCGCAGATCAAGATCTTTTCAAAGCTATAGGAGAAGCAAAAGCTGGCGATGTAGTGCTGCTGGCGGATGGAGAATATCTACTAGAGAAAAAAGTAGCTGTCAACTATCCAATCACTATTCAGTCTGCTGGAAATGCCGTGATCAAATTTGAGAAATCAAACCTATTCGTTATCGAAAATGGTGGAAGCCTCAAACTGAAAGGTATCACTATCGACGGAGTAGAGTCGCCAGACTACGCTGGCAATGCTGTGGTAGCTACAAGCAAGTACTCTATGAATAGAAACTACAAGTTGTTTATCGAGGATTGTACATTCAGAGACCTCGATGTCAATCACTCTTTCAATATTTTGAAAGTTTACAAAAACACATTTGCGGACAGCATCATGATTACCAATTCTATTTTTGAAGATGTAAGTGGTACCATCCTAGAGCTGAACCAAGAGAACGATGACATTGGGATCTACAATGCTGAGTTTGTGATTATGAACAACAACAGCTTCAAAAACATTGGCAAAGAGGTGGTGAATCTACATCGTGGCGGAAGCGACGAAAGCACTTTTGGACCGCTCTTATACATCGATCATTGCACTTTCGATAAAGTAGGCTTTAGTGTGAAAAACAAAGGAGGAAAAGCCTTCTCACTACACGGTGTGCAGAAAACAGCAATCACCAACTCGGTGTTTACAGATATCAAGCCATTCAATATTTTTCATACCGTAGGAGAGCCGATCACTATGATCTCTGATTGTAGCATCGATAGATCAAAATTAGAGATCAGCGATAATACAGCAGAATTGAGCAAACTCAACTTGAGCGCAAGCGCAAAAGGGACTGACGATGAAAAAATAGGGTACAAGCAATGA